The genome window ATCATCGGGCTGGGTGCGACCGGCGCCCAACCCCCGGACATCCCGGCCCAACCGCCGTCGTTCCGGGCCGGGGTCGACGTCGTCTCCCTCAACGTGACGGTCACCGATCGGGAAGGGCGCTTCGTCACCGACCTGGACGAATCCAGCTTCCGGATCTACGAGGACGGCGTCCAGCAGGACATCAACTTCTTCACCAGAACGCAGTTGCCGATCGCGCTCGCGCTGCTCATCGACACCAGCGCGAGCATGGACGAGAAGATGGCGACGGCGCAGGAGGCGGCCATCGGCTTCGCGCAACGGCTGCGCCCCGAGGACCTCGCCGAGATCGTCGACTTCGACGGCCGCGTCAACATCCTGCAACCGTTCACCAACGACGTCGAGCAGCTCGAGCGCGCCATCCAGCGGACCGCGGCCGGCGGGTCGACCTCCCTCTACAACGCGATATACATCGCTCTGCGGGAGCTGGCCAAGGCGCCGCTCCGGGAGGCCGACCTGCGGCGCGAGGCGATCATCGTGCTGTCGGACGGCGAGGACACCTCGAGCCTGGTGAGCTTCGACGAGGTCCTGGAGCTGTCGAAGCGCTCGAACACCGCCATCTTCTCCATCGGACTGCAGTCCGACGACAGCCGGTCCCGCACCGGCTTCCGCGAAGCGGACTTCGTGCTGCGGCAACTGGCGCAGGAGACCGGCGGACGGGCGTTCTTCCCGGAGAGGATCGAAGAGCTGCCCGCGATCTACCGGCAGATTTCCGACGAGCTCTCGAGCCAGTACTCCGTCGGCTACATCTCCGCGAACCCGCTGCGGAACGGCCTGTGGCGGCGGGTCGTCGTGCGGGTCGACCGCGACGCGGTGTCCGCACGGACCAAGCAGGGCTACTACGCCCCCCGGGGCTGAGGCACCGGACCGCCGGGAGGGCTACCCATGAACGCCACGCCGCTCGCACTCTATCTGGTGGCGGGCGTGGCCTACGCCGTCCATTTCGGGACGCGCAGCCCCTCCTCCGGACGCGTTGCGACGGTGTCGCTGGTGTTCGGAGCCCTCGTGCACACCTTCATCATCGGCATGCAGACGATGCAGGTCGGCCACGTGCCGCTGGTCGGCACCACCGGCGCGATCTCGGCGTTCGTGTGGGTCCTCGCGCTCGCCTATCTCTATACCGAGATGACGACGGACGAACGGGCCATGGGAATCTTCATCGTCCCGCTGATGGTCGTCCTGCAGTTGATTCCGGCCATCAGCAACAACGTGGCGACCCGGCCGCCGGTGCTCGAGAGCCGCTGGTTCGAGATCCACGTGTTCTCGCTGCTCGTGGCGTACGCGACGTTCGCTCTCGCGTGCGTAATCAGCGTCACCTACGTGCTCCTCTTCAAGGAGCTCAAGGGCAAGCATCTCGGCGTCTTCTACGCCCGCCTGCCGTCGCTGCAGGTGCTCGACGGCATGAACGGACGCGCGGTCACGTTCGGCTGGGTGTTCCTGACCCTCGGACTGGCGGTCGGCGCCATCTGGCTGATCCAGGTGCAGCCTGGCGCCGCCGACCCCCGCGTGCAGGCGATGTCCCTTCTCGATCCGAAGATCTTCACCGTGCTGCTCTGCTGGCTGGTGTACACGTTCTCGCTGTACGCGCGGCGGGCGTTCGGTTGGGGAGGACGTCGTGCGGCCTGGCTGTCGACGGTCGGGTTCGCGATCCTGATGCTGAACTTCGTGCCGATAGGGTACTTCGGCACCAGCAGCCACAACTTCTACCAGGAGTCTGCGCCGTAGAACGGCGTAGACTTCTGGTCGGGCCCGGTTGGGCGGCAATCGGAGCCGCAGGCGACGATTGTCGGGCGGGGAGCGACTCCCGGCCCGCGCCGGACACGCGGTATGCATCTGTTTCTGCTCGGGGCGAGCCACCACAGCGCACCGGTCGATCTGCGGGAGCGGATCGACTTTGCCCGCCGCGGCATCCCGGAAGCGCTGGCGGCAATCGTGGAAACCACCGGTCTCGCCGAAGTGGTGGTCCTCTCGACCTGCAACCGCGCAGAAATATACGCGCATTCCGAGACTTCCGGGCGGCTGGCCGAGACGTTGGCGGGGTTCATGAGTGCGTTCCACGACGTGCCGGAACCGGAGCTGGCCCCGCACCTCTACAACCGCCAGGGCGGCGACGCGGCCCGCCACCTGTTCCGCGTGGTCGCCGGGTTGGATTCTCTGGTGGTGGGCGAGCCGCAGATCCTGGGCCAGGTCAAGGATGCCTTCTCCATCGCCGCGGAACGGGGATTCACCGGGGCGGCGCTGAACCGCCTGTTTCACACTTCCTTTACGGTCGGCAAGCGGGTGCGCAGCGAGACCGGGCTCGGCGAGGGCGCCGTCTCGGTCAGCTACGCGGCAATCTCCTTGGCGCGCAAGATATTCGGCGACCTCGCCGGCCGGCGGGCGCTGGTGGTCGGGGCGGGCGAGATGGCGGAGCTCACCGCCACGCATCTGCGTGCCCAGAACGTCGGGCGGATCGGCGTCGCCAACCGGAGTGCCGCGCGCGCCGCCGTTCTCGCCGCGACGGTCGACGGCGTGGCGGTGCCATGGGAAGGAATCACGGCCGAGCTGACGACCACCGACATCGTGCTCACCGCCACCGGGGCCCCCCGCTGGCTGCTCACCCGCGCGCAGGTCGCCGAGGCGATGCGGCCCCGGCGCGACCGGCCGCTGTTCATGATCGACATCGGCCTGCCGCGCGACGTCGAGCCGTCGGCCAGCGACGTGGAGCAGGTCTTCCTCTACAACATCGACGATCTGCAGTCGATAGTCCGGGACAACCTGGCGCGGCGGCAGACCCAGGTCGACCGGGCGGAGCTGATGGTGCGCGAGGAGGTCGACGGCTTCATGCGCTGGCTCCGCTCGCGCGGCGCCGTTCCCACGGTGGTTGCGCTAAGGAAACACTTCGAGCGGACGCGGCAACAGGAGCTGGAGCGGCTCGCGCCCAAGCTGGCCTCGCTGCCGCCGGCAGCGCGGACGCGCGTGGAGGAGGTCACGCGGCTGCTGGTGGAGAAGCTGCTGTCGTCGCCGACCCAGCAGCTCAAGGCCGCGCCGGACGAAGAGGCCGTGGCCGCCGACGCCGACACGCTCAGCCGGCTGTTCGGACTCGACGAGAGAGCGGCCGAGGAACGGCGTCGCACGCTGCGCGATCGCGAGCCGGCGGGCGCCACCACCGGACGCCCTCCGGCCCCGAGGAACCGGTGAGACGGCTGCGGGTCGGGACGCGCGGCAGCCCCCTCGCCCGCTGGCAGGCGGAAGCCGTGGCCGGCGCCCTCGTGCGTGCGGGGGCCCCCCCCGTCGAGCTGGTGCTCATCAGGACCAGCGGCGACCGCCTGTCCTCGAAGCCGATCTCCAGCACCGGAGGCAAGCGGCTGTTCGTCAAGGAGATCGAAGAAGCGCTGATCGACGGGCGGGTCGACCTCGCCGTCCACAGCGCCAAGGATCTGCCGGCCGAACGCTTGGCGGGGCTGAGCGTGCAGGCGGTGCTGCCGCGCGAGGACGCGCGCGACGCGGTCGTGGCGCCGCGGTCGTGCGAACGCCCCGCCGCGGACCCGGCAGCGATCTTCGCACCCGACCGGGCTCCGCGGGTCGGCACCGGCAGCGTGCGCCGAACCGCGCAACTGCGGCACGCGTATCCCCACCTCGAAGTCGCCCCGATCCGCGGCAACGTCGGCACGCGGCTCGACAAGCTCGAGGCAGGAGGCTTCGACCTGCTGGTGCTGGCCACGGCGGGGCTGGTGCGGCTGAACCTGGCCGCGCGCATCGCGGTCCGGCTGCCGTTCGATATCTGCGTCCCGGCCCCCGGCCAGGGGATCGTCTGCGCCGAGCACCGCGGCGACGACGGCGAGATGCGCGATCTGCTCTCGGCTATCGCGGATCGCGATGCCTCGGCCGCGCTGGAAGCGGAGCGCACGCTCGTCACCGCGCTGGGGGCGGACTGTCAGGTGCCGCTGGGAGCCGTGACGACCGTCGCCGGGGACGATCTGTTTCTGCGCGGCGTAGTCGCCTCGCCGGACGGGGCCAGGCTGGTGCGTCACGAGGCCAGCGGATCGCTGGCAGGCGCCGCCGATCTGGGTGCCCGGGTCGCGGCCGGGCTTCTGGCCGGGGGCGCCGGACCGTTGCTGGAGGCGGCCCGGACCTGATGGCTCACGAAACGCGACCGCTGGCCGGAAAGCGGATCCTGGTGACGCGCCCGCAGGCGCAGGCCCCCGAGCTGGCCGAGCGGCTGGACGCTCTGGGCGCCGAGTCGATCGAGGCGCCGGCGATCCGCATCGTTCCGCCGGACGACATGCAACCTCTCGACGACGCGTGCGCCGCCGCGGCTTCATTCGCCTGGATCGTGTTCACGTCGGCCAACGCCGTCGACGCCTTCCTGCAGCGCCTCGACGGCCCGGGCGGGGGTGACGGGAAGCTCGCGGGGGTTCAGATCTGCGCCATCGGTCCGGCGACCGCGGCACGGCTCGCGCGGCACGGACTGTCCGTGGATCTGGCGCCGGCCGACCATCGCGGCGAAGGCGTGAGCGATGCGCTCCGGGCTGCGCGCGACTTGCGCGGGACGCGCATCCTGCTGCCGCGGGCCGACATCGCACGGCCGCTCCTGCCCGATGCATTGCGGGCGGCGGGGGCCGCGGTGACGGAGGTCACCGCGTACCGCACGGTGGCCGCAACCGCATGGCCGGGGGCCGACGTACGCGAGCTGCTCGACCGGCGCAGGATCGATGCGGTGACGTTCACCAGCGCATCCGCCGTCCGCGCAGTCGCGCAGTCGCTCGGCGCGGTGCGGGCCGTCGAGCTGTTGCGCCCGACCGTCGTGGCGGCGATCGGTCCCGTCACGGCCCGGGCCGCCGAGCAGCTCGGGGTGGAGACGACGGTGATGCCGTCCACGTACACTACGCAGGCGCTCGCACAGGCGCTTGCGGACTATTTCACCGGAACGCCGGCAGCGCACTCCGCCTGAAACGGGGACCATGGCATGACTACCACCGCTGCTCCCTCGCCAGCGGGCGTCGCGCGGAAGCGGGCGCCCGACGAGACGCTGGACCTGCGCCGCCGCCCCCGGCGCCTGCGCCGGTCTGCCGCGATCCGCGGCATGGTGCGCGAAACGCGGTTCTCCCCCGACGGGCTGGTCTATCCCCTGTTCGTCTGCGAGGGCGAGGGCGTGCGGCGGGAGGTGCCGTCGATGCCGGGCGTGTACCAGTTGTCGGTCGATGAGGCCGTCGCCGAAACGGCCGCCGCCGCAGGCGACGGCGTGCGGTCGGTCCTGCTGTTCGGCCTGCCGCACGACGAGGACAAGGACGAGATCGGCAGCCCGGCGGACGATCCCGGCGCGCCGGTCCAGGCCGCGATCCGGGCCATCAAGGACGAGACGCCGGACATTCTGGTCGTGACCGACGTGTGCCTCTGCGAGTACACGTCGCATGGTCACTGCGGCATCGTCGACGGGGACGTCATCGTCAACGACGCCACGGTCGAACGGCTCGCACGCACGGCCGTCTCGCACGCGGAAGCGGGGGCCGACGTGGTCGCCCCCTCCGACATGATGGACGGGCGGGTCGGCGCGATCCGCGACGCGCTCGACGCCGCGCGCTTCACCGACGTCGCGATCATGAGCTACGCCGCCAAGTACTGCTCGGCCTACTACGGCCCGTTCCGCGACGCGGCCGACTCGGCGCCCGCGTTCGGCGATCGGCGGACCCACCAGATGGATCCGGCCAACGTGGAGGAGGCCCTGCGCGAGGTGGCGCTCGATCTGGAGGAAGGCGCCGACATCGTCATGGTGAAGCCGGCGCTGCATTACCTGGACGTCATCGCGCGGGTCAAGGAGGAGTTCGGCTACCCGACCGCGGCCTACCACGTCAGCGGCGAGTACGCCATGCTGAAAGCGGCCGCCCGCAACGGTTGGCTGGACGAGGACCGGGCGCTACGGGAAATGCTCACCGCCATCACGCGCGCCGGGGCCGACATCGTCATCACCTACTACGCGCGAGTGGCCGCCCGCATGCTGGACTGATGGACACCGAAGGCCAGCGGGCGTAATCTGACCGCCGTTCCCGATGTACTCGACTGCCCGTCGCTCGGCGACCTGCTCTCTGCTAGCCGTGTGCCTGTCTGCCTGCGGCCCCGATCCGGCCGCGCGGCCGGATTCCGACGCAGAGCCCGCCGCCTCGTCGGAGTCCGACGTGGAGTGGTTCGTGGATCGGGCCGCCGAGACCGGACTCGACTTCGTGCACTTCAACGGGATGACCGGCAGGTTCTACCAGCCCGAGATGGCCGGACCGGGCGCCGGGCTGTTCGACTACGACAACGACGGCGACCTCGACGTGTACCTCGTGCAGGGCGATCGGCTGGGCGACGGCGAGCCGCTGCTCCCGCCGCCCGCGGATCAGCCGCCCGGCGACCGGCTCTACCGCAACGATCTGGAGATCGCGGCCGACGGCGAGCGCCGGCTCCGGTTCACCGACGTGACCGACGAGGCGGGCGTCGCGGCAAGCGGCTACGGCATGGGCGTCGCGGCCGGCGACATGGACAACGACGGCTGGACCGACCTGTACCTGACCCGCTTCGGGCGCAACCGGATGCTCCGCAACCGGGGCGACGGCACCTTCGCCGACGTCACCGAGCGGAGCGGCACGGGCGATCCCGGATGGGGAGTTCCGGCGTCGTTCTTCGACTACGACCGGGACGGCCGGCTCGATCTGTTCGTCGGCAACTACCTCGGCTACACGCTGGCGGGCCACACGCAGTGCTACGACCGGGCCGGCGCACCCGACTATTGCGCGCCGGAGACGAACCGGCCGCA of Acidobacteriota bacterium contains these proteins:
- the hemB gene encoding porphobilinogen synthase; translated protein: MTTTAAPSPAGVARKRAPDETLDLRRRPRRLRRSAAIRGMVRETRFSPDGLVYPLFVCEGEGVRREVPSMPGVYQLSVDEAVAETAAAAGDGVRSVLLFGLPHDEDKDEIGSPADDPGAPVQAAIRAIKDETPDILVVTDVCLCEYTSHGHCGIVDGDVIVNDATVERLARTAVSHAEAGADVVAPSDMMDGRVGAIRDALDAARFTDVAIMSYAAKYCSAYYGPFRDAADSAPAFGDRRTHQMDPANVEEALREVALDLEEGADIVMVKPALHYLDVIARVKEEFGYPTAAYHVSGEYAMLKAAARNGWLDEDRALREMLTAITRAGADIVITYYARVAARMLD
- the hemC gene encoding hydroxymethylbilane synthase, with product MRRLRVGTRGSPLARWQAEAVAGALVRAGAPPVELVLIRTSGDRLSSKPISSTGGKRLFVKEIEEALIDGRVDLAVHSAKDLPAERLAGLSVQAVLPREDARDAVVAPRSCERPAADPAAIFAPDRAPRVGTGSVRRTAQLRHAYPHLEVAPIRGNVGTRLDKLEAGGFDLLVLATAGLVRLNLAARIAVRLPFDICVPAPGQGIVCAEHRGDDGEMRDLLSAIADRDASAALEAERTLVTALGADCQVPLGAVTTVAGDDLFLRGVVASPDGARLVRHEASGSLAGAADLGARVAAGLLAGGAGPLLEAART
- a CDS encoding glutamyl-tRNA reductase, whose product is MHLFLLGASHHSAPVDLRERIDFARRGIPEALAAIVETTGLAEVVVLSTCNRAEIYAHSETSGRLAETLAGFMSAFHDVPEPELAPHLYNRQGGDAARHLFRVVAGLDSLVVGEPQILGQVKDAFSIAAERGFTGAALNRLFHTSFTVGKRVRSETGLGEGAVSVSYAAISLARKIFGDLAGRRALVVGAGEMAELTATHLRAQNVGRIGVANRSAARAAVLAATVDGVAVPWEGITAELTTTDIVLTATGAPRWLLTRAQVAEAMRPRRDRPLFMIDIGLPRDVEPSASDVEQVFLYNIDDLQSIVRDNLARRQTQVDRAELMVREEVDGFMRWLRSRGAVPTVVALRKHFERTRQQELERLAPKLASLPPAARTRVEEVTRLLVEKLLSSPTQQLKAAPDEEAVAADADTLSRLFGLDERAAEERRRTLRDREPAGATTGRPPAPRNR
- a CDS encoding uroporphyrinogen-III synthase, whose protein sequence is MAHETRPLAGKRILVTRPQAQAPELAERLDALGAESIEAPAIRIVPPDDMQPLDDACAAAASFAWIVFTSANAVDAFLQRLDGPGGGDGKLAGVQICAIGPATAARLARHGLSVDLAPADHRGEGVSDALRAARDLRGTRILLPRADIARPLLPDALRAAGAAVTEVTAYRTVAATAWPGADVRELLDRRRIDAVTFTSASAVRAVAQSLGAVRAVELLRPTVVAAIGPVTARAAEQLGVETTVMPSTYTTQALAQALADYFTGTPAAHSA
- a CDS encoding VWA domain-containing protein; the protein is MTLRATAAAALIAAACIIGLGATGAQPPDIPAQPPSFRAGVDVVSLNVTVTDREGRFVTDLDESSFRIYEDGVQQDINFFTRTQLPIALALLIDTSASMDEKMATAQEAAIGFAQRLRPEDLAEIVDFDGRVNILQPFTNDVEQLERAIQRTAAGGSTSLYNAIYIALRELAKAPLREADLRREAIIVLSDGEDTSSLVSFDEVLELSKRSNTAIFSIGLQSDDSRSRTGFREADFVLRQLAQETGGRAFFPERIEELPAIYRQISDELSSQYSVGYISANPLRNGLWRRVVVRVDRDAVSARTKQGYYAPRG